The Anabrus simplex isolate iqAnaSimp1 chromosome 1, ASM4041472v1, whole genome shotgun sequence genome window below encodes:
- the LOC136879090 gene encoding alpha-2B adrenergic receptor-like: protein MVFVYIRIYFAAKARARRGIRKQPRPRTQPEEKCTSFTTAAGSADASKQMRAGTNEPGTVDRNSNSPMRNVVVEGGVTLEHGGIATIVTEPPQPMAIPIVTCDFASDISTSDNADNTGDDGPGGGYLAPPKDTLKVISSSSMTSKSPLTSCQFRGSTLSVNGDLAQQAAAMARCRAPSVGIDTDMVSEFDPSSSDSGVVSRCAVVKPLKLRLCQPIFGRRAASKSKRETVDVGKHPPSQHGSETNIVEVPRVQKPRDPEREKRRIARKKEKRATLILGLIMGSFIACWLPFFFLYILTPICPVCDIPARAFAIAFWLGYMNSALNPVIYTIFNKDFRRAFRRILFK, encoded by the coding sequence ATGGTGTTCGTGTACATCCGCATCTACTTCGCAGCGAAGGCTCGGGCACGACGTGGTATTCGCAAACAGCCTCGCCCTCGTACACAGCCAGAAGAAAAGTGCACAAGTTTTACCACTGCAGCTGGTTCCGCAGACGCCTCCAAGCAAATGAGAGCAGGTACCAACGAGCCAggaactgttgatcgcaacagtaACTCCCCCATGCGGAACGTTGTGGTAGAAGGCGGAGTGACACTAGAGCATGGTGGAATTGCCACCATAGTAACAGAACCACCTCAGCCCATGGCTATTCCCATTGTAACTTGTGACTTTGCATCCGATATTAGTACCAGTGATAATGCGGACAATACTGGGGACGATGGGCCAGGAGGAGGATACTTAGCTCCCCCTAAAGATACATTGAAGGTAATTTCATCATCTAGTATGACATCAAAAAGTCCATTAACCTCTTGCCAGTTTCGTGGTTCAACACTTTCTGTCAATGGTGATCTTGCGCAGCAGGCTGCCGCAATGGCGAGGTGCAGGGCACCTAGTGTCGGCATTGACACGGACATGGTGAGTGAGTTCGATCCTTCATCTTCTGATTCAGGGGTTGTTAGTCGCTGTGCCGTGGTGAAACCTCTGAAACTTAGACTCTGTCAGCCAATATTTGGGAGACGCGCTGCGTCGAAATCTAAAAGGGAAACTGTAGACGTGGGTAAACATCCCCCCAGCCAGCATGGAAGTGAAACAAATATTGTTGAAGTTCCACGAGTTCAAAAACCAAGAGACCCTGAGAGAGAGAAAAGGAGGATAGCAAGGAAAAAAGAGAAAAGAGCAACTCTTATTCTTGGTTTAATAATGGGATCATTTATTGCATGTTGGTTACCATTCTTTTTCTTGTATATATTAACGCCCATATGTCCTGTGTGTGACATACCTGCTAGAGCATTCGCAATTGCGTTTTGGCTCGGATACATGAATTCTGCATTGAACCCTGTTATATATACAATATTCAATAAGGATTTCCGACGTGCATTTAGAAGAATTCTCTTCAAATGA